A DNA window from Actinokineospora baliensis contains the following coding sequences:
- a CDS encoding C40 family peptidase — MTASVRDLLEPMVQPAATAQRHLATDDDAVDRLGQAHGAMSTTFATVDEDATRYAGSLREGWTGQGSARHQQDVLVQQAAGAELGQYSAEVQRAVHDAAAILKVGQRTNQAQIDEFNRVAAGLLQTAAALRRAGDPAGAQQKLTELAQYASRLTGDTSQNLESVMTQLSGVVTQLTGGAGSTSAASAPVTAPPPPASYNQHQGGGGGGGGGGGGYAGGGGGGGGGGRVTKRRLPVAIPPQPGSGVAINLPDGSTVMAPNETAARAVRAALSQLGVPYVWGGTAPGVGLDCSGLTQYAYGEGGLDIPRTSREQDIGAEVPSADQLLPGDLVCWEGHVAMYIGNGQIVEAGDPVQVGPLRTTNSGMPFVGFYRPTG; from the coding sequence ATGACCGCCTCCGTGCGCGACCTGCTGGAGCCGATGGTCCAGCCCGCCGCGACCGCCCAGCGCCACCTGGCCACCGACGACGACGCCGTCGACCGCCTCGGGCAGGCGCACGGCGCCATGAGCACCACCTTCGCGACCGTCGACGAGGACGCCACCCGCTACGCCGGTTCGCTGCGCGAGGGCTGGACCGGCCAGGGGTCGGCCCGCCACCAGCAGGACGTCCTCGTGCAACAGGCCGCGGGGGCCGAGCTGGGCCAGTACAGCGCCGAGGTGCAGCGGGCGGTGCACGACGCCGCGGCGATCCTCAAGGTCGGCCAGCGGACCAACCAGGCGCAGATCGACGAGTTCAACCGGGTGGCCGCGGGCCTGCTCCAGACTGCGGCCGCGCTGCGGCGCGCGGGCGACCCGGCTGGCGCGCAGCAGAAGCTCACCGAGCTCGCCCAGTACGCCTCCCGGCTCACCGGCGACACCTCGCAGAACCTGGAATCGGTGATGACCCAGCTCTCCGGGGTCGTCACCCAGCTCACCGGCGGCGCTGGCTCGACCTCGGCCGCGAGCGCGCCGGTCACCGCGCCCCCTCCGCCCGCCTCGTACAACCAGCACCAAGGCGGCGGTGGTGGCGGGGGCGGTGGAGGCGGCGGCTACGCGGGAGGTGGCGGCGGCGGGGGCGGCGGGGGCCGGGTCACCAAGCGGCGGTTGCCGGTCGCGATCCCGCCGCAGCCGGGCTCGGGGGTGGCGATCAACCTGCCGGACGGCAGCACGGTCATGGCCCCGAACGAGACCGCGGCCCGCGCCGTGCGCGCCGCGCTGAGCCAGCTGGGCGTCCCGTACGTCTGGGGCGGCACGGCCCCCGGGGTGGGGCTCGACTGCAGCGGCCTGACCCAGTACGCCTACGGCGAGGGCGGGCTGGACATCCCGCGCACCTCACGCGAGCAGGACATCGGCGCCGAGGTGCCCTCCGCGGACCAGTTGCTCCCCGGCGACCTGGTCTGCTGGGAGGGCCACGTCGCGATGTACATCGGCAACGGCCAGATCGTCGAGGCGGGCGACCCGGTGCAGGTGGGTCCACTGCGCACCACCAACTCGGGGATGCCGTTCGTGGGCTTCTACCGCCCGACCGGCTGA
- a CDS encoding YbaB/EbfC family nucleoid-associated protein — MEIDIDYELDAVSRRVQRTEEQAGARLDRVGPITGQAGDGAVGVEVRPGGQLSRVQLTPAALAGGAEQLAARIMALTEQATRRAGAAMHQALAPVLGPDGEKHLASLGYEPLDHDAEDAADTVFDSPLGPQRRPRR, encoded by the coding sequence GTGGAGATCGACATCGACTACGAGCTGGACGCGGTCAGCAGGCGCGTCCAGCGGACCGAGGAGCAGGCCGGGGCCCGGCTGGACCGGGTCGGCCCGATCACCGGTCAGGCGGGCGACGGCGCCGTCGGCGTCGAGGTCCGGCCGGGCGGGCAGCTCTCCCGGGTCCAGCTGACCCCGGCGGCCCTCGCGGGCGGCGCCGAGCAGCTGGCGGCCCGGATCATGGCGCTGACCGAGCAGGCCACCCGGCGGGCGGGCGCCGCGATGCACCAGGCGCTGGCGCCGGTGCTGGGACCGGACGGGGAGAAGCACCTGGCCTCGCTGGGCTACGAGCCGCTCGACCACGACGCCGAGGACGCCGCCGACACCGTGTTCGACAGCCCGCTCGGCCCGCAGCGCAGGCCCCGCCGATGA
- a CDS encoding YbaB/EbfC family nucleoid-associated protein — protein sequence MTERVPVERSTRQLIDDGRARQEAMAGVDEVLASVTGTAYDEYGSVRVTVDGRGKLLDLWLRQDAVRWGPQRLGELIVAVSDAALAQATQAGYNKLGPILGDSMTHAIEVLSGRAAPARRDTGPGITAEEFQRRRDERMHAQQGGPRADEDGEVPTGQWAPGAGTIGGQAHPAPGGTAPSAARGADERAGDGRGPAGADDGFDPDDPLAFDLSSLRSDR from the coding sequence ATGACCGAGCGCGTGCCGGTCGAGCGCAGCACCCGGCAGCTGATCGACGACGGCCGGGCCCGCCAGGAGGCGATGGCGGGCGTCGACGAGGTGCTGGCCTCGGTCACCGGCACGGCCTACGACGAGTACGGCAGCGTCCGGGTCACCGTGGACGGTCGGGGGAAGCTGCTGGACCTGTGGCTGCGCCAAGACGCCGTCCGGTGGGGACCGCAGCGCCTCGGCGAACTCATCGTCGCGGTGTCGGACGCGGCGCTGGCCCAGGCCACCCAGGCGGGCTACAACAAGCTTGGCCCGATCCTCGGCGACTCGATGACCCACGCGATCGAGGTGCTGTCCGGTCGAGCCGCTCCGGCGCGCCGCGACACGGGCCCCGGCATCACCGCGGAAGAGTTCCAACGCAGACGCGATGAGCGGATGCACGCGCAGCAGGGCGGTCCGCGCGCCGACGAGGACGGTGAAGTCCCGACTGGACAGTGGGCGCCCGGTGCGGGAACCATTGGCGGGCAAGCACATCCGGCACCCGGGGGGACAGCGCCGAGCGCGGCGCGCGGGGCGGACGAGCGGGCGGGTGACGGGCGCGGACCGGCCGGGGCCGACGACGGCTTCGACCCGGACGACCCGCTCGCGTTCGACCTGTCCTCCCTACGTTCCGACCGGTGA
- a CDS encoding primosomal protein: MAQDIVPIELGLPQGDVVTLWAPRWREDGEEWEAFLGHEDDLYAFPDAAHLAAFVRTTSEHDLSDHPAWHLVPALSVAELMPDEDHQFDLVGVPELVAEEPDTWTVGELADIVGIVRALADVCELDEVHEVLNSADGFSVLEQGTFPFTGRDGERLWTDMAETISERWDEVLDALDSVVTVPDVDETALEKSAEELAAFHAEAAEAEAADGEDIEPVDTEETEAEAAPVGFWGEVGIDPIKIITGGSEYYTLRCYLDDEPVFLGREGKIDVATSARGLAKLLATTDLSDNDLTEVSTWDEVAIKATDGSLEITVDADNTYVLEGLGDDLGDGVDAVDPVQLDLAVELLNDAADWAGDESVAAALNQSESLGWLVSFILAPDPTRLAPSAPFADEAAKWNKLVQDLQDRLTER, translated from the coding sequence ATGGCCCAGGACATCGTCCCGATCGAGCTGGGGCTGCCGCAGGGTGACGTCGTCACGCTGTGGGCACCGCGGTGGCGGGAAGACGGTGAGGAGTGGGAGGCGTTCCTCGGCCACGAGGACGACCTCTACGCCTTCCCCGACGCCGCGCACCTGGCGGCGTTCGTGCGCACCACCAGCGAGCACGACCTGTCCGACCACCCGGCGTGGCACCTGGTGCCCGCGCTGTCGGTGGCCGAGCTGATGCCCGACGAGGACCACCAGTTCGACCTGGTGGGCGTGCCGGAGCTGGTGGCGGAGGAGCCCGACACGTGGACCGTCGGCGAGCTCGCCGACATCGTCGGGATCGTGCGCGCGCTGGCCGACGTGTGCGAGCTCGACGAGGTGCACGAGGTGCTCAACTCCGCCGACGGGTTCTCCGTGCTCGAGCAGGGCACCTTCCCGTTCACCGGCCGCGACGGCGAGCGGCTGTGGACCGACATGGCCGAGACCATCTCCGAGCGCTGGGACGAGGTGCTCGACGCGCTGGACTCGGTGGTGACCGTTCCGGACGTGGACGAGACCGCCCTGGAGAAGAGCGCCGAGGAGCTCGCCGCGTTCCACGCCGAGGCCGCTGAGGCCGAGGCCGCCGACGGCGAGGACATCGAGCCGGTGGACACCGAGGAGACCGAGGCCGAGGCGGCCCCGGTCGGCTTCTGGGGTGAGGTCGGCATCGACCCCATCAAGATCATCACCGGTGGCTCGGAGTACTACACGCTGCGCTGCTACCTCGACGACGAGCCAGTGTTCCTCGGCCGCGAAGGCAAGATCGACGTGGCCACCTCGGCACGCGGGTTGGCCAAGCTGCTGGCCACCACCGACCTCAGCGACAACGACCTGACCGAGGTCTCCACCTGGGACGAGGTCGCGATCAAGGCGACCGACGGCAGCCTCGAGATCACCGTGGACGCGGACAACACCTACGTCCTGGAGGGGCTGGGCGACGACCTCGGCGACGGCGTCGACGCGGTCGACCCGGTGCAGCTGGACCTGGCCGTCGAGCTGCTCAACGACGCGGCCGACTGGGCTGGCGACGAGTCGGTGGCCGCGGCGCTCAACCAGTCCGAGTCGCTGGGCTGGCTGGTCAGCTTCATCCTCGCCCCGGACCCGACCCGCTTGGCGCCGAGCGCGCCGTTCGCCGACGAGGCGGCCAAGTGGAACAAGCTGGTGCAGGACCTGCAGGACCGACTCACCGAGCGCTGA
- a CDS encoding adenosine deaminase: MAASQPVPLTADTLRQAPKVLLHDHLDGGLRPATVIELAAASGYDALPATDPVVLGQWFRDAADSGSLVRYLETFAHTCGVMQHEDALVRVAAECAEDLAADGVVYAEVRYAPELFTERGLDLDTIVNAVQAGFREGERRAAEAGRVIRIGTLLCAMRQNARSLEIADLAVRHRDAGVVGFDIAGPEAGFPPTRNLDAFEFLRQQNAHFTIHAGEAFGLPSIWEAIQHCGAERLGHGVRIVDDIEVTPDGVVLGPLAAYVRDRRIPLEMCPTSNLQTGAATSIAEHPIGLLTELRFRVTINTDNRLMSGCTVSSEMAALVEAFGYGWADLRWFTINAMKSAFIDFEQRLDIIDNTIKPGYAKLLGTD, from the coding sequence ATGGCCGCCTCCCAGCCGGTGCCGCTGACCGCCGACACCCTCCGCCAAGCCCCGAAAGTCCTGCTCCACGACCACCTCGACGGGGGTCTGCGCCCCGCTACGGTGATCGAACTGGCCGCCGCGTCCGGCTACGACGCGCTGCCCGCGACCGACCCGGTCGTCCTGGGCCAGTGGTTCCGCGACGCCGCCGACTCCGGGTCGCTGGTGCGGTACCTGGAGACCTTCGCGCACACCTGCGGTGTCATGCAGCACGAAGATGCACTCGTTCGGGTGGCAGCCGAATGCGCAGAGGACCTTGCTGCGGATGGAGTCGTGTACGCCGAGGTGCGGTATGCGCCGGAGCTGTTCACCGAACGCGGGCTCGACCTCGACACGATCGTGAACGCCGTTCAAGCGGGCTTCCGCGAGGGCGAGCGGCGCGCCGCCGAGGCGGGCCGGGTGATCCGGATCGGGACCCTGCTGTGCGCGATGCGGCAGAACGCGCGGTCGCTGGAGATCGCCGACCTCGCCGTGCGGCACCGCGACGCCGGGGTGGTCGGGTTCGACATCGCCGGGCCGGAGGCGGGCTTCCCGCCCACCCGCAACCTCGACGCGTTCGAGTTCCTGCGCCAGCAGAACGCGCACTTCACCATCCACGCCGGTGAGGCGTTCGGGCTGCCGTCCATCTGGGAGGCGATCCAGCACTGCGGCGCCGAGCGGCTCGGGCACGGCGTGCGGATCGTCGACGACATCGAGGTGACCCCGGACGGCGTCGTGCTCGGCCCGCTGGCCGCCTACGTGCGCGACCGGCGCATCCCGCTGGAGATGTGCCCGACGTCGAACCTGCAGACCGGCGCGGCGACCTCGATCGCGGAACACCCGATCGGGCTGCTCACCGAGCTGCGCTTCCGGGTCACGATCAACACCGACAACCGGCTGATGAGCGGCTGCACGGTCAGCAGCGAGATGGCCGCCCTCGTCGAGGCCTTCGGCTACGGCTGGGCCGACCTGCGCTGGTTCACCATCAACGCGATGAAGTCGGCGTTCATCGACTTCGAGCAGCGGTTGGACATCATCGACAACACCATCAAGCCCGGGTACGCGAAGCTGCTCGGCACCGACTGA
- a CDS encoding MFS transporter encodes MGQGRAGRREWIGLAVLVLPCLLISMDVSVLFFALPFISADLQPSGTEQLWIMDVYGFALAGLLISMGALGDRIGRRKLLLIGAAAFGVASVVAAYSWSAEVLILTRGLLGIAGATLMPSTLSLIRAMFHDGAQRKTAIAVWTGGLTLGATIGPIVGGFLLEHFWWGSAFLINVPAMVLLLVLGPVLLPEYRNPAAGRFDLRGALLSLVAVLAVIYGIKQLAVDGFEPLPVAALVVGLLLAAVFVHAQRTGAHPLVDMALFRVPAFSGAVVVNVVAMFCFIGSTYFTTQYMQLVLGMRPFTAALWSLAAMPLVVVGMTVTGVLSSKVRVAVLVASGLVVLATAFAVLTQLTPTSPLWLLLLGAGGVAAGVLMTTSLTSDLMLTAAPAEHAGAASAVSETASELGGALGMAILGTIGTAIYRADLPAGPATLGEATATGDPTLITAAREAFTHGLTVTATVTAAVAVLLAFIAYRTLRHIPIAAKEPVAA; translated from the coding sequence ATGGGTCAGGGACGTGCCGGGCGCAGGGAGTGGATCGGCCTCGCCGTCCTCGTCCTGCCGTGTTTGTTGATCTCCATGGACGTCAGCGTGCTGTTCTTCGCGCTGCCGTTCATCAGCGCCGACCTGCAGCCCAGCGGCACCGAGCAGTTATGGATCATGGACGTTTATGGGTTCGCGCTCGCCGGGCTGCTGATCAGCATGGGCGCGCTCGGCGACCGCATCGGGCGGCGCAAGCTGCTGCTGATCGGCGCCGCCGCGTTCGGTGTCGCCTCGGTGGTGGCCGCCTACTCGTGGTCGGCCGAGGTGCTGATCCTCACCCGCGGCCTGCTCGGCATCGCGGGCGCGACCCTGATGCCGTCCACCCTGTCGCTGATCCGCGCGATGTTCCACGACGGCGCTCAGCGCAAGACCGCCATCGCGGTGTGGACCGGGGGCCTCACCCTGGGCGCCACCATCGGCCCGATCGTCGGCGGGTTCCTGCTGGAGCACTTCTGGTGGGGCTCGGCGTTCCTGATCAACGTGCCCGCCATGGTGCTGCTGCTCGTGCTCGGCCCGGTCCTGCTGCCGGAGTACCGCAACCCCGCCGCGGGCCGCTTCGACCTGCGCGGCGCGCTGCTGTCGCTGGTCGCCGTGCTCGCGGTGATCTACGGCATCAAGCAACTGGCCGTCGACGGGTTCGAACCGCTCCCGGTCGCCGCGCTCGTCGTCGGGCTGCTGCTGGCCGCGGTGTTCGTGCACGCGCAGCGCACCGGAGCCCACCCGTTGGTCGACATGGCGCTGTTCCGGGTCCCCGCGTTCAGCGGCGCGGTGGTGGTCAACGTCGTCGCGATGTTCTGCTTTATCGGATCGACCTACTTCACCACGCAGTACATGCAGCTGGTCCTGGGCATGCGCCCGTTCACCGCGGCGCTCTGGTCGCTGGCCGCGATGCCGCTGGTCGTCGTCGGGATGACCGTCACCGGGGTGCTGTCGAGCAAGGTCCGCGTCGCCGTGCTGGTGGCAAGTGGCCTGGTCGTCCTCGCGACCGCATTCGCGGTGCTCACCCAACTCACCCCGACCTCGCCGCTGTGGCTCCTCCTGCTCGGCGCGGGCGGCGTCGCCGCTGGAGTGCTGATGACCACCTCGCTGACGTCCGACCTGATGCTCACCGCCGCCCCCGCCGAACACGCGGGCGCCGCCTCCGCGGTGTCGGAGACCGCCAGCGAACTCGGTGGCGCACTGGGCATGGCGATCCTCGGCACCATCGGCACCGCCATCTACCGGGCAGACCTCCCCGCGGGCCCCGCAACCCTCGGCGAGGCAACAGCCACCGGCGACCCGACCCTGATCACGGCGGCCCGCGAGGCCTTCACCCACGGATTGACCGTGACGGCAACGGTTACGGCCGCGGTGGCCGTGCTGCTCGCCTTCATCGCCTACCGCACCCTGCGGCACATCCCGATCGCCGCGAAGGAACCGGTCGCCGCGTAG
- a CDS encoding TetR/AcrR family transcriptional regulator, whose protein sequence is MSETGLPASIEAAWGVRRPARGPKRALSLDRIVTAAVAVADADGLDGLSMSRVAAELGTSAMSLYRYVSAKDELLTLMSDAVFGDAAEVTPGGDWRSALTELAWGCVRGYRAHPWTVRIPISGPPVTPNQLRWLEAGLAALDPTPLTPAEKMSSLLMLSGLARNDATLAHDLGDAGDLMPNYARALRHLLPPLEFPHLFSMLDTEVMAQDDHPDVEFAWSLDRYLDGLAALITAKSR, encoded by the coding sequence ATGAGCGAAACCGGACTCCCGGCCAGCATCGAGGCGGCCTGGGGCGTGCGACGGCCCGCGCGCGGACCCAAGCGCGCGTTGAGCCTGGACCGGATCGTCACCGCCGCGGTGGCCGTCGCCGACGCCGACGGCCTCGACGGGCTGTCGATGAGCCGGGTCGCCGCCGAACTGGGCACCAGCGCGATGTCGCTCTACCGCTACGTCTCCGCCAAGGACGAACTGCTGACCCTGATGTCCGACGCCGTCTTCGGCGACGCGGCGGAGGTGACCCCCGGCGGGGACTGGCGCAGCGCGCTGACCGAGTTGGCCTGGGGCTGCGTCCGCGGCTACCGCGCCCACCCGTGGACGGTCCGCATCCCGATCAGCGGCCCGCCGGTGACCCCCAACCAACTGCGCTGGCTGGAAGCCGGGCTTGCCGCCCTGGACCCGACCCCGCTGACCCCCGCCGAGAAGATGAGCTCCCTGCTCATGCTCAGCGGCCTGGCCCGCAACGACGCCACCCTCGCCCACGACCTCGGCGACGCGGGCGACCTGATGCCCAACTACGCCAGGGCCCTGCGCCACCTGCTGCCACCGCTGGAGTTCCCGCACCTGTTCTCGATGCTCGACACCGAGGTCATGGCCCAAGACGACCACCCGGACGTCGAGTTCGCCTGGTCCCTCGACCGCTACCTCGACGGCCTCGCCGCGTTGATCACCGCGAAGTCCCGGTAG
- a CDS encoding DUF7779 domain-containing protein: MGTANDTGGLPCRFGPMPPLAGGFQDRDLPLPAAGECVVLTGNGGHGKTQVATGFAERLWAAGEIGLLAWITAASRDDLVSGYVDLARRLHGTDLPADRAVPWVLGWLGEAATPWLVVLDDLWHPEDLDGLWPPPTGRVLVTTRRQDSALLGHGRRTVAVDLFTPEESRACLAGYLRPELMAGAGELAAELGHLPLAVGQAGAYAADRHLTCERYLDRWRDSPKPLRALFPDNGYRTVATTWRLSITAADELEPAGLAGPLLHIAALLDPNGIPTSVLTSHPVLEYLSRGTGSQVGTDDAWDALSCLRRLSLVSFESTSIRVHALVQRAARESTGPGRLATHTLVAAEAIAAAWQAIEVDTALASSLRANAAALAEAAGPLLWRDGAYRVLIKAGSSLGRAGHFAPALAHFRDLRDQAAGHIDADHPDSLTIRHEIAYWLADTDLPASLTDRCALLEDQIRVLGPDHRHTLNTRYNIAYCQAKTGDVAGGIATLEALLDSQTRALGADHPHTLKTRHELAFWRAVAGDTGAALAEFAALLAQQTRVLGADHPHSLSTRHEIGHWTAAAGQVRAGLDVLESVRVDRVRLLGHEHPHTKLSQDTVAHWREHLRQSEA, translated from the coding sequence ATGGGCACCGCGAACGACACCGGAGGGCTGCCGTGCCGGTTCGGGCCAATGCCGCCGCTAGCGGGCGGGTTCCAGGACCGGGACCTGCCGCTCCCGGCGGCGGGCGAATGCGTTGTGCTGACCGGGAACGGCGGTCACGGCAAGACCCAGGTGGCCACCGGGTTCGCCGAACGCCTGTGGGCGGCTGGCGAGATCGGTCTCCTGGCATGGATCACCGCCGCGAGCCGCGACGACCTGGTCTCCGGGTACGTGGACCTGGCCAGGCGGCTGCACGGGACCGACCTGCCCGCGGACCGCGCGGTGCCGTGGGTTCTCGGCTGGCTCGGCGAGGCGGCGACGCCGTGGCTGGTCGTGCTCGACGACCTCTGGCACCCCGAGGACCTCGACGGCCTGTGGCCACCGCCAACGGGTCGCGTGCTGGTCACGACCCGGCGCCAGGACTCGGCGCTGCTGGGCCACGGGCGGCGCACGGTGGCGGTCGACCTGTTCACCCCGGAGGAATCCCGCGCCTGCCTGGCCGGGTACCTCCGACCGGAACTGATGGCGGGTGCGGGCGAACTGGCCGCCGAACTCGGCCACCTGCCGCTGGCGGTCGGGCAGGCCGGTGCCTACGCCGCCGACCGGCACCTCACCTGCGAGCGCTACCTCGACCGGTGGCGCGACAGCCCCAAGCCGCTGCGGGCGCTGTTCCCCGACAACGGGTACCGCACCGTGGCCACGACTTGGCGGCTGTCGATCACGGCGGCCGACGAGCTGGAACCCGCCGGGTTGGCGGGCCCGCTGCTGCACATCGCCGCCTTGCTCGACCCCAACGGCATCCCGACTTCGGTGCTCACCTCGCACCCGGTGCTGGAGTACCTGTCCCGCGGAACGGGGTCGCAGGTCGGCACCGATGACGCCTGGGACGCGCTGAGCTGTCTGCGAAGGCTGTCTCTGGTCTCGTTCGAGTCGACGAGCATCCGGGTGCACGCGCTGGTCCAGCGAGCCGCCCGGGAGAGCACCGGTCCGGGGCGGCTCGCCACCCACACCCTGGTCGCGGCCGAGGCCATCGCGGCGGCCTGGCAGGCGATCGAGGTCGACACCGCGCTGGCGTCCTCGTTGCGCGCGAACGCGGCCGCGCTAGCCGAGGCCGCGGGTCCGCTGCTGTGGCGGGACGGCGCCTACCGGGTGCTCATCAAGGCGGGCAGCAGCCTGGGCCGGGCCGGGCACTTCGCCCCGGCGCTGGCGCACTTCAGGGACCTGCGGGACCAGGCGGCGGGCCACATCGACGCGGATCACCCCGACTCGCTGACCATCCGGCACGAGATCGCCTACTGGCTCGCCGACACCGACCTCCCGGCCTCGCTCACCGACCGGTGCGCGCTGCTCGAAGACCAGATCCGGGTCCTGGGCCCCGACCACCGGCACACGCTCAACACCCGGTACAACATCGCTTACTGCCAGGCCAAGACGGGCGACGTCGCCGGTGGGATCGCCACGCTCGAAGCCCTGCTGGACAGCCAGACCCGAGCTCTCGGCGCCGACCACCCGCACACGCTCAAGACCCGGCACGAACTCGCCTTCTGGCGCGCGGTCGCGGGCGACACCGGGGCGGCGCTCGCCGAGTTCGCCGCGCTGCTCGCCCAGCAGACCAGGGTGCTGGGCGCTGACCACCCGCACTCACTGAGCACCCGGCACGAGATCGGACACTGGACCGCGGCAGCCGGGCAGGTCCGCGCCGGGCTCGACGTGCTCGAGTCGGTGCGCGTGGACCGGGTTCGGTTGCTGGGCCACGAGCACCCGCACACGAAGCTCAGCCAGGACACCGTCGCGCACTGGCGCGAACACCTCCGCCAGAGCGAGGCGTAA
- a CDS encoding tetratricopeptide repeat protein, with translation MDATNRMVGAVGNAVQAEHIHGGVHLHNTEVPDVLPCRFGPVPPLAGGYQRRELPGGGCLVLSGGAGHGKTQMAAGFVEDLWAAGEVELLAWVSAATREDVVAAYADLAHRLNGPDLDGDRAVRWVLDWLGKTAVPWLVVLDGVRDPRDLDGLWPPSRGRVVVTTRRQDAELVGHGRRRVAVDLFTPEESRACLAAHLDPRLMPGAEELAAELGHLPLAVGHAGTYMADRNLTCAQYLTRWRGKPLRDLIPARTWQLSITLADSLEPVGMAGPLLHIASTLDPRGIPVSALTSPPVLQYLSTKDETDAWDALSCLSRLSLITFDATTVRVHPVTQRAIREQAKGRHARVAADALAAAWPEDDAARFRANAAILAETAKSSLWRWRVHPVFFKAGNSLGAEGHPAAAQDYFADLLAQVGPNHTSSLNLRHNVAYWRAVAGDPTTAIAELEDVLATQIRVLERDHPNTLNTRHNIAQFRAEAGEVAAGVRELEAVLADKVRTLGPDHVATEQTRDALTKWHGQITPE, from the coding sequence GTGGACGCCACGAACCGGATGGTGGGCGCGGTGGGCAATGCCGTGCAGGCCGAGCACATCCACGGGGGCGTCCACCTGCACAACACCGAGGTGCCGGACGTCCTGCCGTGCCGGTTCGGGCCGGTGCCGCCGTTGGCCGGGGGCTACCAGCGGCGGGAACTGCCGGGCGGCGGGTGCCTGGTGCTTAGCGGGGGCGCGGGCCACGGCAAGACCCAGATGGCGGCGGGGTTCGTCGAGGACCTGTGGGCGGCGGGTGAGGTCGAGCTGTTGGCGTGGGTCTCGGCGGCAACGCGGGAGGACGTTGTTGCCGCCTATGCCGACTTGGCCCATCGGCTGAACGGGCCCGACCTCGACGGCGACCGCGCGGTTCGCTGGGTGTTGGACTGGCTCGGGAAGACGGCGGTGCCGTGGTTGGTCGTGCTCGACGGGGTGCGGGATCCGCGGGACCTCGACGGGCTGTGGCCGCCGTCGCGCGGGCGGGTGGTGGTGACCACCCGCCGCCAGGACGCCGAACTGGTCGGCCACGGGCGCCGCCGCGTCGCGGTGGACCTGTTCACCCCCGAGGAATCCCGCGCGTGCCTGGCCGCCCACCTGGACCCGCGGCTGATGCCCGGCGCCGAGGAGTTGGCCGCCGAACTCGGCCACCTCCCCCTGGCGGTCGGCCACGCGGGCACCTACATGGCCGACCGGAACCTCACCTGCGCGCAATACCTGACCCGCTGGCGCGGCAAACCCCTGCGGGACCTGATCCCGGCGCGGACCTGGCAGCTGTCGATCACCCTGGCCGACTCGCTCGAACCGGTGGGCATGGCGGGGCCGCTGCTGCACATCGCCTCGACGCTCGACCCCCGCGGCATCCCCGTTTCAGCACTGACCTCGCCGCCCGTCCTGCAGTACCTGTCCACAAAGGACGAAACGGATGCCTGGGACGCGCTGAGCTGCTTGAGCAGGCTCTCCCTGATCACCTTCGACGCGACGACCGTCCGCGTGCACCCCGTCACCCAGCGGGCCATCCGCGAACAGGCGAAAGGCAGGCACGCCCGCGTCGCCGCGGACGCCCTCGCGGCGGCGTGGCCCGAAGACGACGCGGCGCGGTTCCGCGCGAACGCGGCCATTCTGGCCGAGACGGCGAAGTCGTCACTCTGGCGCTGGCGGGTGCACCCGGTGTTCTTCAAGGCAGGCAACAGCTTGGGCGCGGAAGGACATCCCGCTGCCGCGCAGGACTACTTCGCCGACCTGCTCGCCCAGGTCGGCCCGAACCACACCAGCAGCCTCAACCTCCGCCACAACGTCGCCTACTGGCGCGCGGTCGCAGGCGACCCCACGACGGCGATCGCCGAACTGGAGGACGTACTGGCCACCCAAATCCGCGTTCTCGAACGGGACCACCCGAACACGCTGAACACACGGCACAACATCGCCCAGTTCCGCGCGGAAGCGGGCGAGGTCGCGGCCGGGGTCCGCGAACTGGAAGCCGTGCTCGCGGACAAAGTCCGAACCCTCGGACCGGACCACGTGGCCACCGAACAGACCCGCGACGCCCTCACCAAGTGGCACGGACAAATCACACCCGAATGA